One Candidatus Dependentiae bacterium genomic window carries:
- a CDS encoding DUF4804 domain-containing protein, whose protein sequence is MKNKIIMLLLATNFILVSIHNENIIPAHELIGSFEDMVHRSKLVNSQTPFPEPRNNDIFCIAGSDDSKKITIVNQARSVYIILHSKVLSLIDAFLAYKKIHGSSVEKNLYKNLTTQSFIDRLISKRPLMFMLETDRYILRSGKKGYGGFEAIGTENEQKPLVLQDYLSYDEIQISALLGVSTPTYFINNGSRDNSALVGSVGTYQESGVYVGLVGARFEKPALMEWQHMIITPAQSKEEQTLPKAKETGIDKLLNWLKSFYEKKKISKQDNKLLQIWQDFYGEKFQTFDCVKNDISGRYIRIDDNTFLDSLIYKKRMRIVIEPFLVDANIRGKNIGKKVYCHVVGLGLGVWQISAEQSKLMLEVYGELLSGRGFPFISDIDFSYFPSDCKYCSRVGHLGTFNAFGNNIKMHFSKRNPADRLIGQDADKLLVAMYAWDGNSYPGNEYWAGMLTASGDPAAACCSTISQLQNPLINKNLSSDFMLVV, encoded by the coding sequence ATGAAAAATAAAATAATAATGTTGTTGCTAGCTACGAATTTCATTCTAGTATCGATTCATAATGAAAATATTATACCTGCTCATGAGCTGATAGGAAGCTTTGAAGATATGGTACATCGTTCAAAATTAGTTAACAGTCAGACGCCTTTTCCAGAGCCTAGAAACAATGATATTTTTTGTATTGCTGGTTCAGATGACAGTAAAAAAATTACAATCGTAAATCAAGCAAGGTCGGTATATATTATTTTGCACAGTAAGGTTCTTTCTTTAATAGATGCATTTTTAGCATATAAAAAAATACACGGCAGCTCTGTTGAAAAAAATCTATATAAAAATTTAACGACACAGTCGTTTATTGATCGATTGATTTCTAAAAGACCGTTAATGTTTATGCTTGAAACGGATAGATATATTTTGAGAAGTGGAAAAAAGGGCTATGGTGGCTTTGAGGCTATTGGAACAGAAAATGAGCAAAAGCCACTGGTTTTGCAAGATTATCTTTCATATGACGAAATTCAGATTTCAGCATTGCTTGGAGTTTCTACGCCAACATATTTTATAAATAACGGATCTCGTGATAATTCTGCTTTGGTTGGTTCTGTTGGAACTTATCAAGAGTCAGGGGTTTACGTTGGACTGGTTGGAGCTCGATTTGAAAAGCCAGCGCTTATGGAATGGCAACATATGATTATTACGCCAGCGCAAAGCAAAGAAGAGCAAACCTTGCCTAAGGCAAAAGAAACGGGCATAGACAAGCTTTTAAATTGGCTTAAAAGCTTTTATGAAAAAAAGAAAATTTCTAAGCAAGATAATAAATTATTGCAGATTTGGCAGGATTTTTATGGTGAAAAGTTTCAAACTTTTGATTGCGTAAAAAATGATATAAGCGGTAGGTATATTCGAATTGATGATAATACTTTTTTAGATAGTTTGATCTATAAAAAGCGGATGAGAATTGTTATAGAGCCATTTTTGGTTGATGCAAATATCAGAGGCAAGAATATTGGCAAAAAGGTTTATTGTCATGTTGTTGGCCTTGGGCTTGGAGTTTGGCAAATATCTGCCGAACAATCAAAATTGATGCTAGAAGTGTATGGTGAACTTTTAAGTGGCCGTGGCTTTCCTTTTATTTCAGACATTGATTTTAGTTATTTCCCAAGCGATTGTAAGTACTGTTCGCGAGTCGGTCATTTGGGAACTTTTAATGCTTTTGGTAATAATATAAAAATGCACTTTTCAAAACGAAATCCAGCAGATAGGTTAATTGGCCAGGACGCAGATAAGTTGCTTGTTGCAATGTATGCTTGGGATGGCAATTCCTATCCAGGTAATGAATATTGGGCTGGGATG
- a CDS encoding aminotransferase class V-fold PLP-dependent enzyme, whose amino-acid sequence MNIKYKFIMALFILNGISMASEVGRNDGGEYCDRAYRSNGGGIYQGVYGADLSTTKDASVYSFQDDQNQASFFQGDMNFEEIKNFFPILTKTVHGYPLIYFDSGSTAQMPAEVLNSIVNYYQDYKSNVGRGQYEFAELSTLMFEKSRAKVARFIGAKPQEIVFTSGATASINLVVHVWAKQHIGMGDEILVSEVEHNANFIPWRQLALANGAVLKVVPVADRGIIDIEVLKTYLSDKTKLVAITHQSNILGTTNNIEEIVAASHEVGAKVLVDAAQSVVHQRIDVAKMQCDFLSFSGHKLFGPTGVGVCFIKQDLFEECALQNFGGGIATHVSQNNIVFKDFPHCLEPGTQPIAQVIGLGAAVDFMMEHVNFDQVQHHETQLVLKLAKALEQMPGIRLVSIVPKEGEHSNMVTFISDKFHAYDIAEYLDKYGIAVRSGVHCVQPYHDKLGGNYSTRVSFSMYNDASQVDFLIECLQALLSL is encoded by the coding sequence ATGAATATAAAATACAAATTTATTATGGCTCTGTTTATTTTAAATGGCATTTCTATGGCCAGCGAAGTGGGCAGAAATGACGGTGGGGAATACTGCGATCGTGCATATCGATCCAATGGTGGTGGGATCTATCAAGGTGTCTATGGTGCTGATCTAAGCACAACAAAGGATGCAAGCGTCTATTCATTTCAAGACGACCAAAATCAAGCATCGTTTTTTCAAGGAGATATGAATTTTGAAGAGATTAAAAATTTTTTTCCAATTCTTACAAAAACCGTTCATGGTTATCCTTTAATTTATTTCGATTCAGGCTCTACTGCACAAATGCCAGCAGAGGTTCTTAATTCCATAGTTAATTATTATCAAGATTATAAATCTAACGTCGGTCGTGGGCAGTATGAGTTTGCAGAGTTATCAACGCTTATGTTTGAAAAATCTCGAGCAAAGGTTGCACGGTTTATTGGTGCAAAGCCACAGGAAATTGTTTTTACGTCTGGAGCTACAGCAAGTATTAATTTAGTTGTTCACGTTTGGGCAAAACAACACATTGGCATGGGCGATGAAATTTTAGTTTCAGAAGTTGAGCACAATGCAAACTTTATTCCGTGGAGGCAGCTTGCGCTCGCAAATGGTGCGGTTTTAAAAGTTGTTCCAGTCGCGGATCGTGGCATTATCGATATCGAAGTTTTAAAAACATATCTTTCAGATAAAACAAAATTAGTAGCTATCACGCATCAATCAAATATTTTGGGAACAACCAATAATATTGAAGAAATTGTCGCAGCAAGTCATGAAGTCGGGGCAAAGGTGTTAGTTGATGCTGCTCAATCTGTTGTGCATCAAAGAATTGACGTTGCTAAAATGCAATGTGATTTTTTATCATTTTCGGGGCATAAATTGTTTGGTCCTACGGGGGTTGGAGTCTGTTTTATTAAACAAGATTTGTTTGAAGAGTGTGCTTTGCAAAATTTTGGAGGTGGCATCGCGACTCATGTTTCACAAAATAATATAGTATTTAAAGATTTTCCACATTGTCTGGAGCCAGGAACTCAGCCGATTGCTCAAGTAATTGGTCTTGGCGCAGCAGTAGATTTCATGATGGAGCATGTTAATTTTGATCAGGTGCAACATCATGAGACTCAGCTTGTTTTAAAGCTTGCAAAAGCTCTTGAGCAGATGCCAGGAATTAGGCTGGTGAGCATAGTTCCAAAAGAAGGTGAGCATTCAAACATGGTGACGTTTATTTCAGATAAATTCCACGCCTATGACATTGCAGAATATTTAGATAAATATGGAATTGCTGTTCGCTCTGGCGTTCACTGTGTTCAGCCATACCATGATAAGCTTGGCGGAAATTACTCCACCAGGGTAAGCTTTTCTATGTATAATGATGCTAGCCAAGTTGATTTTTTGATTGAGTGCTTGCAGGCACTACTATCTCTGTAG